In Bosea vestrisii, the following are encoded in one genomic region:
- a CDS encoding methyl-accepting chemotaxis protein codes for MAVPQIGQVETVMRSLSSQIAGAAVAIVAVAIVFVVIAAARYNETKTRGDLEQKMMSLTAMIAHASPPMILARDTITLSYILESLKRDPDFDAGFVADDLVALASAGRNDDARLSFTPNRLAKSMGREAWDVLGEQNTLRLEDKTYVTQLLTVKVGGFQKQIGYVALRFDKTRLIARSAWEQFLTIGIGIALLVVLGPLLWISLSRTMRPLKSMTRAIVNISDGKLDTPIDAVGRQDEIGAIARALGVLKLRLAERASLQEQQLATEVNRDRHQKHTEEAIALFRGEVGVALEAFKSNADRMGEASHGLARVAAESSERAARAAHNSQGASANVENAAQAAEEMGAAIREVEFQIRRVRTEIVEAASASRDTAGSVQALDETARAIGEVVNLIRDIAAQTNLLALNATIEAARAGEAGRGFAVVAAEVKSLASQTAAATDRIVSQVGAIQGATTEVVDAIQNIASRMGAIESFANSVATSIEQQAIATGEIASGVAMASTSALSVSSDLSVLADSVEETGRSAEQVRDAAGEVSAQAMRLDSTVDQFLKRVAA; via the coding sequence GTGGCTGTGCCGCAGATCGGCCAGGTCGAGACGGTGATGCGCTCGCTCAGCAGCCAGATCGCCGGAGCGGCCGTCGCCATCGTTGCTGTCGCCATCGTCTTCGTCGTCATCGCCGCCGCCCGCTACAATGAAACCAAGACACGCGGCGACCTCGAGCAGAAGATGATGTCGCTGACGGCGATGATCGCGCATGCCTCGCCGCCTATGATCCTGGCGCGCGACACCATCACCTTGAGCTACATCCTCGAGTCGCTGAAGCGAGATCCCGACTTCGACGCCGGCTTCGTCGCCGATGACCTCGTCGCGCTCGCCTCGGCTGGCCGCAACGATGACGCACGGCTCTCGTTCACACCGAACAGGCTCGCCAAGTCGATGGGGCGCGAAGCCTGGGACGTCCTCGGCGAGCAGAATACGTTGCGGCTCGAGGACAAGACCTATGTGACGCAACTGCTAACGGTGAAGGTCGGAGGCTTCCAGAAGCAGATCGGCTATGTCGCGCTGCGCTTCGACAAGACCCGGCTGATCGCACGCTCGGCCTGGGAGCAGTTTCTGACGATCGGGATCGGCATCGCCCTGCTCGTCGTCCTCGGGCCACTGCTCTGGATCTCGCTCTCGCGAACCATGCGTCCGCTGAAGAGCATGACCCGCGCCATCGTCAACATTTCCGACGGCAAGCTCGACACGCCGATCGACGCCGTCGGCCGGCAGGACGAGATCGGCGCGATCGCACGCGCGCTTGGCGTGTTGAAATTGCGCCTCGCCGAGCGGGCGAGCTTGCAGGAACAGCAGCTTGCAACGGAAGTGAATCGCGATCGCCACCAGAAGCATACCGAAGAGGCGATCGCGCTGTTCCGCGGTGAGGTCGGCGTCGCGCTCGAAGCCTTCAAGAGCAATGCCGATCGGATGGGCGAAGCGTCCCACGGCCTGGCACGCGTCGCGGCCGAATCCTCGGAGCGCGCTGCCCGCGCCGCCCATAACTCGCAAGGCGCCTCGGCCAATGTCGAGAACGCCGCCCAGGCCGCCGAGGAGATGGGTGCGGCGATTCGCGAGGTCGAATTCCAAATCCGTCGCGTCCGTACCGAGATCGTCGAGGCCGCCTCGGCTTCCCGCGATACTGCGGGCTCCGTCCAGGCGCTGGACGAGACGGCGCGCGCCATCGGCGAGGTCGTCAATCTCATTCGCGACATCGCCGCTCAGACCAACCTCCTCGCGCTCAACGCTACCATCGAGGCGGCGCGCGCCGGCGAAGCCGGGCGCGGTTTCGCCGTCGTTGCTGCCGAGGTGAAGAGCCTCGCATCCCAGACGGCCGCTGCCACTGACCGCATCGTCAGCCAGGTCGGTGCCATCCAGGGAGCGACGACCGAGGTCGTCGACGCGATCCAGAATATCGCCAGCCGTATGGGTGCGATCGAGAGCTTCGCCAATTCTGTCGCGACCTCGATCGAGCAGCAGGCGATCGCCACCGGCGAGATCGCCAGCGGCGTCGCCATGGCGAGCACGTCGGCTCTCTCGGTCTCCAGCGACCTCAGCGTGCTGGCCGACAGTGTCGAGGAGACCGGGCGTTCGGCCGAGCAGGTTCGTGACGCCGCAGGCGAGGTCTCGGCCCAGGCGATGCGGCTCGATTCGACCGTCGACCAGTTCCTCAAGCGCGTTGCCGCCTGA
- a CDS encoding superoxide dismutase codes for MSFTLPDLPYAHDALQPFMSKETLEYHHDKHHLAYVNNGNNAIKGTEFEGKSLEEIVKSSYGKNPAVFNNAGQHYNHLHFWKWMKPNGGGKLPGALEKAIVDSFGSVDKFKEDFVAAGVGQFGSGWAWLEVKGGKLAISKTPNGESPLVHGGTPILGVDVWEHSYYIDYRNRRPDYLKAFLESLVNWDYVAELYDGAKA; via the coding sequence ATGTCCTTTACCCTGCCCGATCTTCCGTATGCGCATGACGCCCTCCAGCCCTTTATGTCGAAGGAGACGCTGGAGTACCACCACGACAAGCACCACCTCGCCTATGTCAACAACGGCAACAACGCGATCAAGGGCACCGAATTCGAGGGCAAGTCGCTCGAGGAGATCGTCAAGAGCTCCTACGGTAAGAACCCGGCCGTGTTCAACAATGCCGGCCAGCACTACAACCACCTCCACTTCTGGAAGTGGATGAAGCCGAATGGCGGCGGCAAGCTGCCGGGTGCGCTGGAAAAGGCGATCGTCGATTCCTTCGGCTCGGTCGACAAGTTCAAGGAAGACTTCGTCGCCGCCGGCGTCGGCCAGTTCGGCTCCGGCTGGGCCTGGCTCGAGGTCAAGGGCGGCAAGCTCGCCATCAGCAAGACCCCGAACGGCGAGAGCCCGCTGGTCCATGGCGGCACGCCGATCCTCGGCGTCGACGTCTGGGAGCACTCCTATTACATCGACTACCGCAATCGCCGCCCGGACTACCTCAAGGCTTTCCTCGAGAGCCTGGTGAACTGGGACTACGTCGCCGAGCTCTATGACGGCGCCAAGGCCTGA